One part of the Streptomyces sp. NBC_00286 genome encodes these proteins:
- a CDS encoding acyl-CoA carboxylase subunit beta, which yields MSEPEQLQEIDIHTTAGKLADLRRRIEEATHAGSARAVEKQHAKGKLTARERIELLMDEGSFVELDEFTQHRSTDFGMEKNRPYGDGVVTGYGTVDGRPVAVFSQDFTVFGGALGEVFGQKIMKVMDFALKTGCPFIGINDSGGARIQEGVSALGMYGEIFRRNTHASGVIPQISLIVGPCAGGAVYSPAITDFTVMVDQTSHMFITGPDVIKTVTGEDVGFEELGGARTHNATSGVAHHMAGDEKDAIEYIKSLLSYLPSNNLSEPPAFPEEADLALTDEDRELDTLVPDSANQPYDMHTVIEHVLDDAEFFETQPLYAPNILTGFGRVEGHPVGIVANQPMQFAGCLDIKASEKAARFVRTCDAFNVPVITFVDVPGFLPGVDQEHDGIIRRGAKLIYAYAEATVPLITVITRKAFGGAYDVMGSKHLGADLNLAWPTAQIAVMGAQGAVNILHRRTIAAAPEEEREEVRRRLIQEYEDRLLNPYAAAERGYIDGVIMPSETRSHVVRGLRQLRTKRESLPPKKHGNIPL from the coding sequence ATGTCCGAGCCGGAACAGCTGCAAGAGATCGACATCCACACCACCGCGGGCAAGCTCGCGGATCTGCGGCGCCGTATCGAGGAGGCGACGCACGCCGGCTCGGCGCGTGCCGTCGAAAAGCAGCACGCCAAGGGCAAGTTGACAGCTCGTGAGCGGATCGAGCTGCTCATGGACGAGGGGTCCTTCGTCGAGCTGGACGAGTTCACGCAGCACCGTTCGACGGACTTCGGCATGGAGAAGAACCGGCCGTACGGCGACGGGGTCGTGACCGGTTACGGCACGGTCGACGGCCGCCCGGTGGCCGTGTTCTCGCAGGACTTCACCGTGTTCGGCGGCGCCCTGGGCGAGGTCTTCGGGCAGAAGATCATGAAGGTGATGGACTTCGCACTGAAGACCGGCTGCCCGTTCATCGGCATCAACGACTCCGGCGGCGCCCGCATCCAGGAGGGCGTCTCGGCGCTCGGCATGTACGGCGAGATCTTCCGCCGCAACACCCACGCCTCCGGGGTGATCCCGCAGATCAGCCTGATCGTCGGCCCGTGCGCGGGCGGCGCGGTCTACTCCCCCGCGATCACCGACTTCACGGTGATGGTCGACCAGACCTCGCACATGTTCATCACGGGCCCGGACGTGATCAAGACGGTGACGGGCGAGGACGTCGGCTTCGAGGAGCTGGGCGGCGCCCGCACCCACAACGCCACCTCGGGCGTGGCCCATCACATGGCGGGCGACGAGAAGGACGCGATCGAGTACATCAAGTCGCTGCTGTCCTACCTCCCGTCGAACAACCTCAGCGAGCCGCCCGCCTTCCCCGAGGAGGCGGACCTGGCGCTCACGGACGAGGACCGCGAGCTGGACACGCTCGTACCGGACAGCGCGAACCAGCCGTACGACATGCACACAGTGATCGAACACGTCCTGGACGACGCCGAGTTCTTCGAGACGCAGCCGCTGTACGCGCCGAACATCCTCACCGGCTTCGGCCGCGTCGAGGGCCACCCGGTGGGCATCGTGGCCAACCAGCCGATGCAGTTCGCGGGCTGCCTGGACATCAAGGCGAGCGAGAAGGCGGCACGCTTCGTGCGCACCTGCGACGCCTTCAACGTCCCGGTGATCACCTTCGTCGACGTCCCCGGCTTCCTGCCGGGCGTCGACCAGGAGCACGACGGCATCATCCGCCGCGGCGCCAAGCTGATCTACGCGTACGCCGAGGCGACCGTCCCGCTGATCACGGTGATCACCCGCAAGGCGTTCGGCGGCGCGTACGACGTCATGGGCTCCAAGCACCTGGGCGCCGATCTCAACCTCGCCTGGCCGACGGCCCAGATCGCCGTGATGGGGGCGCAGGGCGCGGTCAACATCCTGCACCGCCGCACCATCGCGGCCGCGCCCGAGGAGGAGCGCGAGGAGGTCCGCCGGCGACTGATCCAGGAGTACGAGGACCGGCTCCTCAACCCCTACGCGGCAGCCGAGCGCGGCTACATCGACGGCGTGATCATGCCGTCCGAGACCCGCTCCCATGTCGTACGGGGCCTGCGTCAGCTGCGTACGAAGCGGGAATCCCTGCCTCCGAAGAAGCACGGCAACATCCCCCTGTAG